The following proteins are co-located in the Parafannyhessea umbonata genome:
- a CDS encoding metal-dependent transcriptional regulator, translating into MGGATRRAPHLTKSSEDYIESVYRIMQERGAMDGVRSVDVAEQLGVSKASVNKAVSTLRDAGYVEQNRYGRIQLTDTGLFYAKRVWRCHRMLRLFLERDLGVDPKVADEEACLMEHALSDDTQDRWLAYLEKQGIAVEE; encoded by the coding sequence ATGGGCGGAGCCACGAGGAGGGCACCGCACCTCACGAAATCGAGTGAGGACTATATCGAGTCCGTTTATCGAATAATGCAGGAACGCGGCGCGATGGACGGCGTGCGTTCCGTAGATGTTGCGGAACAGCTCGGGGTATCGAAGGCCAGCGTGAACAAGGCAGTTTCGACACTGCGAGATGCGGGATATGTTGAGCAGAACCGGTATGGTCGGATACAGCTTACGGATACGGGCCTGTTTTATGCCAAACGCGTGTGGCGGTGCCATCGCATGTTGCGGCTGTTTTTGGAGCGTGACCTTGGAGTTGACCCGAAGGTTGCAGACGAGGAGGCCTGCCTGATGGAGCACGCGCTTTCCGACGACACGCAGGATCGCTGGCTTGCGTACCTGGAAAAACAGGGAATCGCGGTGGAAGAGTGA
- a CDS encoding homocysteine S-methyltransferase family protein → MPGNAGRAWPSCPVWLDPVDAEDGELLKSAELGRALTGRPARPLVISGDMGPLLRRQPFSDGVPEAEWNIDDDALMGQLHALYRAAGAECALTHTAGCASVQLEGDLREVADQVNEQAVREARSCGPRFVMGLVAQRGTALDGDALDSLMLQAATLKEAGVHGMMACADDLASGCALVRAVKKVWGGPLVATVPFAAASDALGAGPATPDGRAPDEAFAALAAEGAHAVGAELRTGDVASFSPALSRAAEKSGRSLVVRLVPDAYEPPVDVAGLAGLSAGVVRDAGDVARDRVVAAAVRKLVADGVRAVWCGGDRPLADTAAVVAQLDAAEAR, encoded by the coding sequence ATGCCGGGCAATGCGGGACGTGCATGGCCGAGCTGCCCCGTGTGGCTGGACCCGGTGGATGCGGAGGACGGCGAGCTCTTGAAGTCCGCGGAGCTCGGCCGCGCGCTCACGGGGCGCCCGGCGAGGCCACTTGTGATTTCGGGCGACATGGGTCCGCTGCTGAGGAGGCAGCCCTTCTCGGACGGCGTGCCCGAGGCGGAGTGGAACATCGACGACGATGCGCTCATGGGTCAGCTGCACGCGCTCTACCGAGCGGCGGGGGCGGAGTGCGCGCTGACGCACACGGCCGGGTGCGCGTCCGTGCAGCTCGAAGGCGACCTGCGCGAGGTTGCGGACCAGGTGAATGAGCAGGCGGTGCGCGAGGCGCGCTCGTGCGGGCCACGCTTTGTGATGGGGCTGGTGGCCCAGCGTGGGACCGCGCTCGATGGCGACGCGCTGGACTCGCTCATGCTGCAGGCCGCCACGCTGAAGGAGGCGGGCGTACATGGCATGATGGCGTGCGCAGACGACCTTGCGTCTGGTTGCGCCCTGGTGCGAGCCGTCAAGAAGGTGTGGGGCGGGCCGCTTGTGGCGACGGTGCCGTTTGCGGCGGCGTCGGATGCGCTGGGCGCGGGGCCGGCGACGCCGGACGGCCGGGCGCCGGATGAGGCGTTCGCCGCGCTTGCGGCGGAGGGAGCCCACGCGGTCGGGGCTGAGCTTCGGACGGGGGACGTCGCGTCCTTCTCGCCAGCGCTTTCGCGTGCCGCGGAGAAGAGCGGGCGATCCCTGGTCGTGCGCCTTGTGCCGGACGCATACGAGCCGCCGGTCGACGTCGCTGGGCTTGCGGGGCTTTCTGCCGGCGTCGTACGCGACGCGGGGGACGTCGCACGCGACCGGGTGGTGGCCGCAGCCGTGAGGAAGCTCGTGGCCGACGGAGTTCGCGCCGTCTGGTGCGGTGGCGACCGGCCGCTCGCGGACACGGCGGCCGTGGTCGCGCAGTTGGACGCGGCTGAGGCTCGGTGA
- a CDS encoding UTP--glucose-1-phosphate uridylyltransferase, whose amino-acid sequence MKAVIPAAGLGTRFLPATKGTPKELLPVLSKPVIQYVVEEALEPEGVDEVIIVNSREKPQIESYFRVDGGFEDMLRKRGKKAEADLVHEASSMPVSFVYQDNPRGLGHAVYCAAEAVGDEPFFVLLGDYFVPDRQMCVRMAEVSKQHGNASVIAVAPVPADQVSRYGIIAGECVGSLDGADATDEQEGAVWKVTGLVEKPAPEDAPSHLFIVGRYLLSPRIMDLLADQGVGAGGEIQLTDAMERLLAEEDMYALVVDVDEGCDTGTPAAWAGVNARLALKDPATREAFLEALGRSGLSQAE is encoded by the coding sequence ATGAAGGCAGTCATTCCGGCCGCGGGTCTGGGAACCCGCTTCCTGCCGGCAACCAAGGGCACCCCAAAGGAGCTCCTTCCGGTGCTGAGCAAGCCGGTCATACAGTACGTGGTGGAGGAGGCGCTCGAGCCCGAGGGCGTCGACGAGGTCATAATCGTCAACTCGCGCGAGAAGCCGCAGATCGAGTCGTACTTCCGCGTCGACGGCGGATTCGAGGACATGCTGCGCAAGCGCGGCAAGAAGGCCGAGGCGGACCTCGTTCACGAGGCGTCGAGCATGCCGGTCTCGTTCGTATATCAGGACAACCCGCGGGGCCTGGGCCACGCCGTGTACTGCGCTGCCGAGGCGGTTGGCGACGAGCCGTTCTTCGTTCTTCTCGGCGACTACTTCGTGCCTGATCGCCAGATGTGCGTGCGTATGGCGGAGGTCTCGAAGCAGCATGGCAACGCGTCGGTCATCGCAGTTGCGCCCGTGCCTGCGGACCAGGTGAGTCGCTACGGCATCATCGCCGGCGAGTGCGTGGGGTCGCTTGACGGGGCGGACGCGACGGACGAGCAAGAAGGCGCTGTTTGGAAGGTGACGGGCCTCGTCGAGAAGCCAGCGCCCGAGGACGCGCCGTCTCATCTGTTCATCGTGGGCCGCTACCTGCTGTCACCCCGAATCATGGACCTTTTGGCAGACCAAGGCGTCGGCGCTGGTGGAGAGATCCAGCTTACGGATGCGATGGAGCGCCTGCTTGCCGAGGAGGACATGTATGCGCTCGTCGTCGACGTTGACGAGGGGTGCGACACGGGCACGCCCGCGGCATGGGCCGGTGTGAACGCGCGCCTCGCGCTCAAGGACCCTGCGACGCGTGAGGCCTTCCTGGAAGCTTTGGGCAGGTCTGGCTTGTCTCAGGCTGAGTAG
- a CDS encoding AfsR/SARP family transcriptional regulator — MVSSREKVIVVCGDAGVGKTFFLDCIAAHERSIGAGIKTISLKKCGENELGQRFVRFSRETVQQSEGSPRITVCVDDVPAADERSYSRIGRAIKKMSNAGCTVVIALRPECEGLLDVLENPFIMDMHRLLAKVYPGQDAGLTNGIPKLIAALRSDYEVGDRIEHGGHTYRMAIREMVSDAVRDSLPNEDIELRLSLLLLGRGSLDDSVRICQHADEESLSLLEREAPFFGVSVADSSFHVAGLSDLEIFHECRQEIAEACASAEHIALNVAETLGRRGEYRRMGFVLDAIRDSALAISFASRHGVDLVCAGHTSLVSRSVRLSDPNDDAAQQRALINSLAVAEISAKRDEAVSLRESCGALAKTDACEKSALRHAAMLGACRELMAGHRIARIRRNPNLDDDQIELMYDHLHAAKYIVDGKFLAGFDALLDNPGRKRMDGIPSAMLADDFYICEMMLGEVPVQNGGGAGSSLEVFTECGSGRLASIHLGMRSALRILMGRVTNFPEVEKIVTRLGSTDDLVPQAAFLIAAAVADLRMRAYASASVRAKRAASLARDASADYLLAAASLVSDAIEAAAGTELECKVRSRGSGPAIGALNDLRRMLAQASRGDTSSPVRFDVLQRSTCSREILWALNLLLNDCGQASRNIRSIMPANWVRYSSSLLGALNERQDQGDGPERSYSESGKEKGDKPLRIRTLGTFSVAIDGRELPVSALGARRGRNLVYALALTKGHSLAKREAINMIWGDCDYSTGNQKLYETVCLARKILRVGDDRESVILTGRSSGRIALDMTKVTIDVDEFEARANDALSSEGMDRSVVALASEARDIYSGGVAEMIDDPSGMIEGRIEALTTLHADVMVAGAKAALREGKTYLSSQLSGEALKDDSLREDALLQYVTALGVLGRTAEIVTAYRRYKDALVHKYHAMPSETVRKSVDEALEHSGSSLTAGRIDGVAEDGDEEVS, encoded by the coding sequence GTGGTCAGCTCTCGAGAAAAGGTAATTGTTGTTTGCGGTGATGCAGGGGTTGGAAAGACATTCTTTCTAGATTGCATTGCGGCGCACGAGAGAAGTATTGGCGCGGGCATAAAGACGATCTCGCTAAAGAAGTGTGGCGAAAACGAGCTTGGACAGAGGTTTGTTCGGTTCTCCAGGGAGACGGTGCAACAGTCGGAGGGGTCTCCTAGAATCACCGTTTGCGTCGATGACGTGCCGGCCGCTGACGAACGTTCTTATTCGCGCATAGGGCGGGCGATAAAGAAGATGTCGAACGCAGGCTGCACCGTCGTCATTGCGCTTAGGCCTGAGTGCGAGGGACTGCTCGACGTGCTCGAGAACCCATTTATAATGGATATGCACAGGTTGCTTGCCAAGGTATATCCAGGCCAAGACGCTGGCCTTACGAATGGAATCCCCAAACTGATCGCTGCCCTACGGTCTGATTACGAAGTTGGGGACCGAATCGAGCACGGCGGCCATACGTACCGCATGGCCATTCGCGAAATGGTTTCGGATGCGGTTCGGGACTCTCTGCCAAACGAAGATATCGAGCTAAGGCTTTCGCTCTTGCTCCTTGGCCGTGGCTCTCTGGATGATTCCGTGCGGATATGCCAGCATGCGGACGAGGAGTCGCTGTCCCTGCTCGAGCGTGAAGCGCCGTTCTTCGGGGTGTCTGTGGCCGACTCATCCTTCCATGTCGCCGGGCTTAGCGACCTAGAAATCTTTCATGAATGCAGGCAGGAGATTGCGGAGGCGTGCGCGAGCGCAGAGCACATTGCTCTGAACGTTGCCGAGACGCTCGGGAGGCGCGGCGAGTATAGGCGCATGGGGTTTGTGCTCGATGCGATTCGCGACTCTGCCCTCGCAATTTCATTCGCCTCACGACACGGCGTCGACCTGGTGTGCGCGGGACATACGTCGTTAGTATCAAGATCGGTACGTCTCTCTGACCCAAACGACGATGCTGCCCAGCAGAGGGCGTTGATCAACAGTCTTGCCGTTGCGGAGATCTCGGCCAAAAGAGACGAGGCGGTCAGCCTTCGTGAGTCCTGCGGAGCCTTGGCGAAGACAGATGCGTGCGAGAAGTCTGCCCTTCGTCACGCCGCGATGCTCGGTGCCTGTCGCGAGCTGATGGCGGGGCATCGAATCGCAAGGATACGACGCAACCCGAACTTAGACGATGACCAAATAGAGCTGATGTATGACCATCTGCACGCAGCGAAATACATTGTGGACGGGAAGTTCCTGGCCGGCTTCGATGCCCTGCTCGATAACCCGGGAAGAAAGAGGATGGACGGGATTCCGTCTGCCATGCTTGCGGATGACTTCTACATTTGCGAGATGATGCTCGGTGAGGTGCCGGTGCAAAACGGTGGTGGCGCGGGGTCTTCGCTTGAGGTATTTACGGAGTGCGGCTCGGGAAGACTGGCATCCATACACCTGGGGATGCGGTCGGCGCTTCGCATCCTTATGGGTCGGGTGACCAACTTCCCTGAGGTCGAGAAGATCGTGACGAGACTTGGGTCGACGGACGACCTTGTGCCTCAGGCGGCGTTTCTCATTGCCGCTGCTGTGGCGGATCTAAGGATGAGGGCCTACGCAAGTGCGAGCGTCAGGGCGAAACGAGCCGCATCTTTGGCTCGCGATGCATCGGCTGACTACCTTCTTGCGGCTGCGAGCCTGGTTTCCGATGCAATCGAAGCCGCAGCCGGAACAGAGCTTGAGTGCAAGGTTCGCTCTCGTGGCTCTGGCCCTGCAATCGGTGCCCTGAACGACCTGAGAAGGATGCTTGCACAGGCCTCTCGGGGCGACACGAGTAGTCCAGTCCGATTTGACGTGCTTCAGAGGTCGACATGCTCGAGGGAGATTCTTTGGGCCCTGAATCTGCTCCTCAATGATTGTGGCCAGGCTTCGAGAAACATCAGGTCCATCATGCCCGCGAATTGGGTCAGGTACTCTTCGAGCCTGCTTGGTGCGTTGAACGAGCGCCAGGATCAGGGAGATGGACCCGAGCGGAGCTACAGCGAGAGCGGCAAGGAGAAGGGTGATAAGCCGTTGAGAATCAGAACGCTCGGAACGTTCTCGGTGGCAATCGATGGAAGGGAACTCCCCGTAAGTGCTCTCGGCGCGCGGCGTGGCAGGAACCTTGTCTACGCGCTCGCCCTGACGAAGGGGCATTCGCTTGCCAAACGTGAGGCCATCAATATGATTTGGGGAGACTGCGACTACAGCACGGGAAACCAGAAGCTCTACGAGACGGTCTGTCTTGCTCGCAAGATTCTTAGGGTGGGAGACGACAGGGAGTCCGTCATTTTGACGGGACGGTCCTCGGGCAGAATCGCCCTCGACATGACGAAGGTCACCATAGATGTGGACGAGTTCGAAGCCCGCGCTAACGATGCGCTTTCGAGCGAGGGCATGGATAGAAGCGTCGTGGCTCTTGCAAGTGAAGCGAGGGACATATACTCAGGTGGTGTCGCAGAGATGATTGACGACCCCTCCGGGATGATCGAGGGCCGCATAGAGGCGCTGACGACCCTGCATGCCGACGTGATGGTTGCCGGTGCCAAGGCTGCGCTGAGAGAGGGAAAGACGTACCTCTCGTCTCAGCTATCGGGAGAGGCTCTCAAGGACGACTCGTTGCGCGAGGACGCCCTGCTGCAGTATGTGACTGCGTTGGGCGTGCTTGGCCGGACCGCAGAGATCGTGACGGCATATCGTCGTTACAAGGATGCGCTCGTCCATAAGTACCACGCGATGCCATCGGAGACTGTCAGAAAGAGCGTGGACGAGGCGCTGGAGCACAGCGGGAGTAGTCTGACGGCAGGGAGAATAGACGGGGTCGCCGAAGATGGCGACGAGGAGGTTTCCTAA
- the secA gene encoding preprotein translocase subunit SecA yields the protein MPNFFSKLLSHGADKQLKEFEAIAEKVNDFEPQIKALSDEELRGQTALFRERYANGETLDDLLPEAFATVREASVRTLGMRHFDVQVIGGIALHRGMIAEMKTGEGKTLVSTLAGYLNAIPGEGVHIVTVNDYLAKRDSEWMGQVYKFLGMNVGILQNGMRLDMKKPAYNADVTYGTNSEFGFDYLRDNMVGRADMRVQRGHHFAIVDEVDSILIDEARTPLIISGAGTKSASTYKDFARAVRGLTPDVDFEMDEAKHTIAATDQGLRKIERSLGIDNIYSDMSGQLVNHLQQALKAQYMFHRDQQYVVVDGEVKIVDEFTGRIMEGRRYSEGLHQAIEAKEGVYIREENQTLATITLQNYFRLYDKLSGMTGTAMTEDAEFREIYNLPVQVIPPNKPVQRIDHDDLVYRTVEAKFNAVADDVAKRHATGQPVLVGTVSIESSERLSRILDKRGIKHAVLNAKFHEREAQIVAQAGREGAVTIATNMAGRGTDILLGGNPDVLAIDLMQDDGIDVSEGVTAEMRAPYLEKAREICSREKEHVLAAGGLCVIGTERHESRRIDNQLRGRAGRQGDPGETQFYLSLEDDLMRLFGGDRMDRISAMMTKYDMPDDMPIQAKMVTKAVESAQRKVEEINFAMRKNVLDYDDVMNKQRQVIYEERNKILDGKDLVAHVAEVTRGTVNRRVREFCGENVDPSDWDTEGLRKWVVELTGRTDLPEFEDDEDRDAISDAVYDYVIECYDAKSRLLSDDIMQQLSAQVMLRVIDTRWMAYLQEMDYLKTGIGLRGFGQRDPLVEYKTEAFAAFTELVNTMYEDFLRTILRLELAAPLTEADESDDLRGAKYSGPADVDGDQSSHRAEMSERAGAPGGTRHMASPEKPATYRKADDPDPYVGVGRNDPCPCGSGKKFKNCHGRNR from the coding sequence ATGCCAAACTTTTTTTCTAAATTGCTTTCTCATGGCGCGGATAAGCAGCTTAAGGAGTTTGAAGCAATAGCCGAGAAGGTCAACGACTTCGAGCCGCAGATCAAGGCGTTGAGTGACGAGGAGCTTAGGGGCCAGACCGCGCTCTTCCGTGAGAGGTATGCCAACGGCGAGACGCTGGACGATCTTCTCCCTGAGGCATTTGCCACGGTGAGGGAGGCGTCGGTCAGGACGCTTGGCATGAGGCACTTTGACGTGCAGGTGATTGGCGGCATCGCGCTCCATCGGGGCATGATCGCGGAGATGAAGACCGGCGAGGGCAAGACGCTCGTGTCGACGCTTGCCGGCTACCTGAACGCGATTCCGGGCGAGGGCGTGCACATCGTTACCGTGAACGACTACCTCGCGAAGCGCGATAGCGAGTGGATGGGCCAGGTCTACAAGTTCCTGGGCATGAACGTCGGCATCCTGCAGAACGGCATGAGGCTGGACATGAAGAAGCCCGCGTACAACGCGGACGTGACGTATGGCACGAACTCGGAGTTTGGCTTCGACTACCTGCGTGACAACATGGTCGGCCGCGCGGACATGCGCGTGCAGCGCGGACACCACTTCGCGATCGTGGACGAGGTCGACTCCATCCTGATCGACGAGGCGAGGACGCCGCTCATCATCTCTGGTGCGGGAACGAAATCCGCGAGCACGTACAAGGACTTCGCGCGCGCCGTCAGGGGGCTGACGCCTGACGTCGACTTCGAGATGGACGAGGCGAAGCACACCATCGCGGCGACGGACCAGGGCCTGAGGAAGATCGAGCGGAGCCTGGGCATCGACAACATCTACTCGGACATGTCCGGTCAGCTCGTGAACCACCTGCAGCAGGCCCTGAAGGCGCAGTACATGTTCCACAGGGACCAGCAGTACGTCGTGGTGGACGGCGAGGTCAAGATCGTCGACGAGTTCACGGGCCGCATCATGGAGGGCAGGCGCTACTCTGAGGGCCTGCACCAGGCGATCGAGGCGAAGGAGGGCGTGTACATTCGCGAGGAGAACCAGACGCTCGCGACCATCACGCTGCAGAACTACTTCCGCCTCTACGACAAGCTCTCGGGCATGACGGGAACCGCCATGACGGAGGACGCGGAGTTCAGGGAGATCTACAACCTGCCGGTGCAGGTGATTCCGCCAAACAAGCCCGTGCAGCGCATCGACCACGACGACCTGGTGTACAGGACGGTCGAGGCGAAGTTCAACGCCGTGGCCGACGACGTGGCGAAGCGCCATGCGACCGGCCAGCCCGTTCTGGTGGGCACGGTGTCGATTGAGAGCTCCGAGCGTCTCTCGCGCATTCTGGACAAGCGCGGCATCAAGCACGCGGTGCTTAACGCGAAGTTCCACGAGCGCGAGGCGCAGATTGTGGCGCAGGCCGGCCGCGAGGGTGCCGTCACCATCGCCACGAACATGGCCGGCCGTGGTACGGACATCCTTTTGGGCGGCAACCCCGACGTGCTTGCGATCGACCTCATGCAGGACGACGGCATCGACGTGAGCGAGGGCGTGACCGCAGAGATGCGCGCGCCGTACCTGGAGAAGGCGAGGGAGATCTGCTCGCGCGAGAAGGAGCACGTGCTCGCGGCTGGCGGACTGTGCGTGATCGGCACCGAGCGCCACGAGAGCCGACGCATCGACAACCAGCTGCGCGGACGCGCCGGCCGCCAGGGCGACCCCGGCGAGACGCAGTTCTACCTCTCGCTCGAGGACGACCTGATGAGGCTGTTCGGCGGAGACCGCATGGACCGCATCTCCGCGATGATGACGAAGTACGACATGCCGGACGACATGCCCATCCAGGCGAAGATGGTCACGAAGGCCGTGGAGAGCGCCCAGCGCAAGGTGGAGGAGATCAACTTTGCCATGCGTAAGAACGTCCTCGACTACGACGACGTCATGAACAAGCAGCGCCAGGTGATCTACGAGGAGAGGAACAAGATCCTGGACGGCAAGGATCTCGTGGCCCACGTCGCGGAGGTGACCCGCGGGACCGTCAATCGCAGGGTGCGGGAGTTCTGCGGCGAGAACGTCGATCCGAGCGACTGGGACACCGAGGGCCTGCGCAAGTGGGTCGTGGAGCTCACCGGCAGGACGGACCTGCCGGAGTTCGAGGACGACGAGGACCGCGATGCCATTTCGGACGCCGTGTACGACTACGTGATCGAGTGCTACGACGCGAAGTCGAGGCTGCTGTCCGACGACATCATGCAGCAGCTCTCCGCCCAGGTGATGCTGCGCGTGATCGACACGAGGTGGATGGCGTACCTGCAGGAGATGGACTATCTGAAGACCGGCATCGGGCTTCGAGGCTTTGGCCAGCGCGATCCGCTCGTGGAGTACAAGACGGAGGCGTTCGCGGCGTTTACCGAGCTCGTGAACACGATGTACGAGGATTTCCTGCGAACGATCCTGCGCCTGGAACTTGCGGCGCCGCTGACGGAGGCCGATGAGTCCGACGATCTGAGGGGCGCGAAGTACTCCGGCCCCGCAGACGTGGACGGCGACCAGTCCTCCCACAGGGCGGAGATGAGCGAGCGTGCGGGCGCCCCTGGCGGCACGAGGCACATGGCCTCTCCGGAAAAGCCGGCGACGTATC